The Psychrobacter sp. LV10R520-6 genome includes a region encoding these proteins:
- a CDS encoding DUF2971 domain-containing protein: MLVKYLGTSYSNKHEKWLPRYEFLENGFFRMTQPKFLNDKSEAKFYPYFDEYSPADMANARKRFYISNINPEPHEPSDEHLINFYLKPAGRRYSVEEFPTLLGFTEYDSVEKYNEAQRKNLVENIEDFNNFIIEALSCQFGVFSLSKSTKNKLMWTHYANNGEGLVVCFDKEHPFFKKSELQDVSYNKEDRASISYVQGTIRINGESSNHFKLPEDLNVTSLFKRLAPRKQEFEQLAKRLFYTKFDDWGYEKEMRIVMPLEYCEDRTGSIANPTFDINMPEELRRTFPDYNEIFLKKISFDAMESIIFGYSTDSISIDKIVEIAKKNPELKHLKFKKAKIDVFGEVEINNL, translated from the coding sequence ATGTTAGTAAAGTACTTAGGAACTTCTTATAGTAATAAACACGAAAAATGGCTACCACGTTATGAGTTTTTAGAAAATGGTTTTTTTCGGATGACTCAGCCTAAATTTTTAAACGATAAAAGTGAAGCTAAGTTCTACCCTTACTTTGATGAATACTCTCCTGCTGACATGGCTAATGCTAGAAAACGTTTTTATATTTCTAATATTAATCCAGAACCTCATGAGCCATCGGATGAACACCTGATTAATTTTTATCTAAAACCAGCAGGCAGAAGGTATAGTGTTGAGGAATTCCCAACTCTTTTAGGTTTTACTGAGTATGATTCAGTAGAAAAATACAATGAAGCACAGAGAAAAAATTTAGTTGAAAATATTGAGGATTTTAACAACTTTATAATAGAAGCTCTAAGTTGCCAATTTGGTGTGTTTTCACTTTCTAAAAGCACTAAAAATAAGTTGATGTGGACTCACTATGCAAACAATGGTGAAGGTTTAGTTGTATGCTTTGATAAGGAACATCCATTTTTTAAAAAGTCTGAGCTTCAAGATGTAAGTTATAACAAAGAAGATAGAGCTTCTATTAGCTATGTTCAAGGAACAATCAGAATAAATGGAGAGAGCTCTAATCACTTTAAATTACCTGAAGATTTAAACGTCACAAGTTTGTTCAAACGACTAGCACCTCGAAAACAAGAGTTTGAGCAACTTGCAAAACGATTGTTTTATACGAAATTTGATGATTGGGGTTATGAGAAAGAGATGCGAATAGTTATGCCTTTAGAATATTGTGAAGACCGGACAGGCTCGATAGCTAATCCAACTTTTGATATTAATATGCCTGAAGAACTAAGGCGTACTTTTCCTGATTATAATGAAATATTCCTCAAAAAAATTTCTTTCGATGCAATGGAGTCTATAATCTTTGGATATTCTACAGACAGTATATCAATAGACAAAATAGTTGAAATAGCTAAGAAAAATCCAGAACTAAAGCACTTAAAATTCAAGAAAGCAAAAATTGATGTTTTCGGAGAAGTTGAAATTAATAATCTATAG
- a CDS encoding tetratricopeptide repeat protein, producing the protein MVNTKIYKSVYILAEELLEANNRHNQEAFDALYIDLQTICTDNENTDKDHPVQWETLADFTEELDEALVIYQKALEKAIKINSKDFMSSIAFSMAVLQVELGQTDAAIINLQNAKISSNKIEDKELKNEIHDLLVELTAE; encoded by the coding sequence ATGGTTAATACCAAAATATATAAGTCAGTCTATATCTTAGCTGAAGAGCTATTAGAGGCTAATAATAGACATAATCAAGAGGCTTTCGATGCGCTTTATATAGATTTGCAAACTATATGTACCGATAACGAAAATACTGATAAAGACCATCCCGTACAATGGGAGACACTGGCTGACTTTACCGAGGAATTAGACGAGGCGCTGGTTATCTACCAAAAGGCTTTAGAAAAAGCGATTAAGATTAATTCAAAAGATTTTATGTCCTCGATAGCCTTTTCTATGGCGGTATTACAAGTTGAGTTGGGTCAAACTGACGCTGCTATCATCAACCTGCAAAACGCAAAAATCAGCTCGAACAAAATTGAAGATAAAGAACTTAAGAATGAAATACATGACCTACTTGTTGAGCTAACAGCCGAGTAA
- a CDS encoding class I SAM-dependent methyltransferase — MWDQRYNEAGFAYGTEANDFLKEEFHKIPAGGRVLCLAEGEGRNAVFLAQNGYQVTAMDLSEVGLNKALKLASDKGVEISTQVADLADYKLGDAQWDGIVSIWAHMPEAIQQRVHAQVAPALKPGGVFILEAYTYQQTTMEGVGGPPATQKDRFVSSEDLQSELAKLEEVTGIEKQRTISEGTRHQGLSAVVQFVGYKK, encoded by the coding sequence ATGTGGGATCAGCGCTATAATGAGGCAGGTTTTGCCTACGGCACAGAAGCTAATGACTTTTTAAAAGAGGAGTTTCACAAAATCCCAGCAGGCGGGCGTGTACTGTGTTTAGCTGAGGGCGAGGGAAGGAATGCGGTATTCTTAGCTCAAAACGGCTATCAGGTCACTGCAATGGATCTTTCTGAAGTTGGTTTAAACAAAGCGCTAAAACTAGCCAGTGATAAAGGTGTGGAAATCTCGACTCAGGTTGCAGATTTGGCCGATTATAAATTAGGTGATGCGCAATGGGATGGTATTGTTTCTATTTGGGCGCATATGCCTGAAGCAATACAGCAGCGCGTTCATGCACAGGTTGCACCGGCGTTAAAGCCGGGCGGTGTGTTTATTCTCGAAGCTTATACTTATCAGCAGACTACCATGGAAGGAGTCGGTGGGCCGCCTGCCACCCAAAAAGACAGATTCGTATCATCAGAAGATTTGCAGAGTGAGCTTGCAAAGCTTGAGGAAGTTACAGGTATTGAAAAACAACGTACTATTTCAGAAGGAACGCGCCATCAAGGTCTCAGCGCAGTTGTGCAATTTGTCGGTTATAAAAAGTAA
- the benE gene encoding benzoate/H(+) symporter BenE — protein sequence MATLIQTLKEDWSISASIAGFLAVLIAYSGPLIIFFQAAQAAQVSDAMMASWIWGISIGAAIPSIYLSIKYKTPVVMGWSAPGTALLITLFPQMSINEAVAAYIISALVIFIIGATGYLDKILKLIPPGIAAGMMAGILFQFGLELFVATDTMPFIVFSMLACYLLAKRWSPRYTMIWVLLCGVILSVVFGKMNPVDINFSITIPTLIWPEWSWNSTLNLAIPLILVSLTGQLLPGMAILRLSGYDIPAKPIITVSSIASLAVACVGGITVILGAITAALCTGKDAHELKEKRYIAGIANGIFYLLGGLFAGSIVTVFSLLPKELIAALAGLALIGAISANITAAMKDDSQRESALITFLATASGMHFLGLSSVFWGICIGMIAHYVLTKKRVADVSV from the coding sequence ATGGCCACTCTGATACAAACTCTTAAAGAAGATTGGTCAATTTCAGCGTCTATTGCTGGTTTTTTAGCGGTACTCATCGCTTATTCTGGCCCGCTGATTATTTTCTTTCAAGCGGCACAAGCCGCGCAAGTTTCAGATGCCATGATGGCGTCTTGGATTTGGGGTATTTCTATCGGGGCAGCTATACCTAGTATTTATTTGTCCATCAAATATAAGACTCCTGTGGTCATGGGTTGGTCTGCCCCAGGGACGGCCCTATTAATAACACTATTTCCACAGATGAGTATTAATGAGGCGGTTGCTGCTTATATTATCTCAGCCTTGGTTATCTTTATCATTGGCGCCACAGGCTATCTTGATAAAATTCTAAAGTTGATCCCTCCTGGCATTGCGGCTGGGATGATGGCCGGTATCCTGTTTCAGTTCGGCTTAGAGTTATTTGTCGCCACTGATACCATGCCGTTTATCGTCTTCAGTATGCTGGCTTGTTATTTATTAGCGAAGCGCTGGTCGCCGCGGTATACGATGATCTGGGTATTACTCTGTGGCGTTATATTGAGTGTGGTATTTGGCAAGATGAACCCTGTCGATATCAACTTTTCGATAACCATACCCACACTCATCTGGCCAGAATGGTCATGGAACTCAACGTTGAACCTAGCCATTCCGCTTATCTTAGTGAGTTTAACCGGACAACTCTTACCCGGTATGGCTATTTTGAGGTTGAGTGGTTACGATATTCCTGCCAAACCTATTATTACGGTCTCCAGTATTGCCTCGTTAGCCGTCGCTTGTGTTGGCGGGATTACGGTTATATTAGGGGCTATTACCGCCGCATTGTGTACGGGAAAAGACGCGCACGAGCTCAAAGAAAAACGCTACATCGCAGGAATAGCCAATGGTATTTTTTACTTATTAGGGGGCTTATTTGCGGGTAGCATCGTGACCGTATTTAGCTTACTACCCAAAGAGCTAATCGCAGCCTTAGCAGGGCTCGCATTAATCGGTGCCATCTCTGCCAATATTACCGCTGCGATGAAGGATGATAGTCAAAGAGAATCGGCGTTGATTACCTTTTTAGCCACGGCTTCTGGCATGCATTTTTTGGGGCTCAGTTCAGTATTTTGGGGTATTTGTATTGGTATGATTGCGCATTATGTGTTGACTAAGAAGCGTGTGGCAGATGTTTCTGTGTAG
- a CDS encoding DUF1971 domain-containing protein: MSHLVIPSHWKIKRSTHFFTKDKVPDALLNHHNTAEGVYGQICVMQGTVTFYGFANEAATEPEKTIVIQAGQFAVSPPEYWHRVELTDDAQFNINFWTEGDTGNKSMFNSSKIHSKPIEALFDKSDNDKPAEE; encoded by the coding sequence ATGAGCCATTTAGTTATCCCAAGCCATTGGAAAATAAAACGTTCTACTCATTTTTTTACTAAGGATAAAGTCCCTGACGCTTTATTAAACCATCACAACACCGCTGAAGGCGTTTACGGCCAAATTTGCGTCATGCAAGGCACTGTCACTTTCTACGGATTTGCCAATGAAGCGGCCACCGAACCTGAGAAAACCATAGTAATCCAAGCGGGACAATTTGCCGTCAGCCCACCTGAATATTGGCATCGGGTAGAATTAACTGATGACGCCCAATTCAACATTAACTTCTGGACTGAAGGAGATACCGGTAATAAATCGATGTTCAATAGCTCTAAGATTCACAGTAAACCGATTGAAGCCTTATTTGATAAATCAGACAATGATAAACCAGCTGAGGAATAA